The Mobula birostris isolate sMobBir1 chromosome 11, sMobBir1.hap1, whole genome shotgun sequence genome has a segment encoding these proteins:
- the LOC140205375 gene encoding cartilage matrix protein-like — translation MFPPPSLILFCASEHVPEMVDVVFLFDGSNSVSRRDLEQIKKFMLRTMEEADAGMQFAIVQYSALVRTEMSFKMFQAQRENLREIVNDIQLMESSTFTATGINFTINSVFTEEAGAREGAKKVVIVITDGATTPGDISLTEVIKNAQEKGIFRIAIGVGDSFEKGSRGLSELTTIASCTRCLIKIKDYSDLHSVLQDFQSKIDTIDECTAEMVDVVFLFDGSNSLTKRDLEANKKFMLNMMQASGANTQFAIAQYSLYSRTEMNFTTFRTQPGNLREIVNNIQLMESLTFTATGINFTIENVFTEEAGAREGAARLLVLITDGQPTPGDIDLNQVVARAQEKQILRFVIRIGSSIEADGREQQQLRTIASCPDTLAILRRYDDLPSVLEKLKETIGSFQGCDFGRRHICRTFPTEEEIDVHRAPRRYSGSVQVDTLAHCFVFLCHKRFIW, via the exons AGCACGTTCCTGAGATGGTAGATGTGGTCTTCCTCTTCGATGGGTCCAACAGTGTCTCCAGACGAGACCTGGAGCAGATCAAAAAGTTCATGTTGAGGACGATGGAGGAAGCGGATGCCGGAATGCAG TTTGCCATCGTACAATACTCCGCGCTTGTCAGGACAGAAATGAGCTTTAAAATGTTCCAGGCTCAACGAGAGAATCTGCGTGAGATCGTGAATGACATCCAGCTGATGGAGAGCTCAACATTTACCGCAACTGGGATCAATTTTACCAT AAACAGTGTGTTCACTGAGGAGGCGGGGGCGAGAGAAGGTGCGAAGAAGGTCGTGATCGTGATCACGGATGGAGCGACTACACCAGGGGATATCAGTCTGACCGAGGTCATCAAGAATGCTCAGGAGAAAGGGATCTTTCGCATTGCAATTGGG GTTGGAGATAGTTTCGAGAAGGGCAGCAGGGGTCTGAGTGAGCTGACCACCATCGCCTCATGCACCAGATGCCTGATCAAGATCAAGGATTATTCTGATCTACACTCTGTCCTCCAGGATTTCCAGTCCAAAATCGACACAATCGATG AGTGTACCGCTGAGATGGTAGATGTGGTCTTCCTCTTCGATGGGTCCAACAGCCTCACCAAAAGAGACCTGGAGGCGAACAAAAAGTTCATGTTGAATATGATGCAGGCATCAGGTGCCAACACGCAG TTTGCCATCGCACAATACTCCCTGTATTCCAGAACGGAGATGAACTTTACAACGTTCCGGACCCAACCAGGGAATCTGCGTGAGATCGTGAATAATATCCAATTGATGGAGAGTTTGACATTTACCGCAACTGGGATTAATTTTACTAT AGAAAATGTGTTCACGGAGGAAGCTGGGGCAAGGGAGGGAGCAGCAAGGCTGCTGGTCCTAATCACAGACGGACAGCCCACACCAGGGGACATCGACCTCAACCAGGTTGTCGCCAGGGCTCAGGAAAAGCAGATTCTCCGCTTTGTCATTCGG ATTGGATCCTCCATTGAGGCTGACGGTCGGGAGCAGCAACAACTGCGGACAATCGCTTCCTGCCCCGACACCCTCGCCATCCTGCGCAGATACGACGACCTCCCGTCTGTTTTAGAGAAGCTGAAGGAAACCATTGGAAGCTTTCAGG GTTGCGATTTTGGAAGGCGCCATATTTGTCGGACCTTTCCAACTGAGGAAGAGATTGACGTGCACCGTGCACCGAGGCGGTATTCTGGCAGCGTGCAGGTGGATACATTGGCccattgttttgtttttctttgccaCAAGAGGTTTATTTGGTGA